The Deinococcus metalli genome includes a window with the following:
- a CDS encoding plastocyanin/azurin family copper-binding protein produces MNKRVLVGSLAGLGLLAAALPSLAQSTPAPAAAPTAVTMKLMEWTMGMDMTPMKAKGPVTFNIENVGKFPHALAIEGKIGGQDFELSTVVLKPGEKTSLTVNLPAGTYTVYCPVGKHEEQGMKADLVIE; encoded by the coding sequence ATGAACAAACGTGTGCTCGTCGGTTCCCTCGCCGGTCTGGGGCTGCTCGCCGCCGCCCTGCCGTCCCTCGCGCAGTCCACGCCGGCCCCGGCCGCCGCCCCCACCGCCGTCACGATGAAACTCATGGAATGGACGATGGGCATGGACATGACGCCCATGAAGGCCAAGGGACCGGTCACGTTCAACATCGAGAACGTCGGGAAGTTCCCGCACGCCCTCGCCATCGAGGGCAAGATCGGCGGTCAGGACTTTGAGCTGTCCACCGTCGTCCTGAAGCCCGGCGAGAAGACCAGCCTGACCGTCAACCTGCCGGCCGGCACGTACACCGTGTACTGCCCGGTCGGCAAGCATGAGGAACAGGGCATGAAGGCCGATCTGGTCATCGAGTAG
- a CDS encoding flavin-containing monooxygenase yields the protein MNPDDILVIGAGPAGLAVAACLHAAGLPYTLVEREAHVAATWRRHYDRLHLHTTRDLSTLPHGPWPTGTPTYPSREQVVAYLDAYAARHGISPRVGVTVEHVRRDGDRFTVRTDRGTLTPRVVVFATGTNAVPVKPDFPDLENFAGSVTYAATYRNPAPYGGKRTLVVGSGNSGAEIALDLAEHGVEVSMVVRGPVHVVPRDVLGRPSQATSILLSRLPIDVRDRIVGTVMRLAVGDLSRYGIRRPTRGLNRTIVEDGRIPMLDIGTVRMIRAGRIRVLPAVQRVHAADVTFADGRTLPFDALILATGYRPGLEGVIDGYGALSDDRGRPRVNGGLSGAEGLYFVGYGIAPTGVLRTIAQEAPRVAALVKRDVSA from the coding sequence ATGAACCCGGACGACATCCTGGTGATCGGGGCAGGCCCGGCCGGGCTGGCGGTGGCCGCCTGCCTGCACGCAGCCGGTCTGCCCTACACGCTGGTGGAGCGCGAGGCGCATGTGGCGGCCACGTGGCGACGGCACTACGACCGGCTGCACCTGCACACCACCCGCGACCTCTCGACCCTGCCACACGGACCCTGGCCGACGGGCACACCCACCTACCCGTCACGGGAACAGGTCGTGGCCTACCTCGACGCCTACGCCGCGCGGCACGGCATCTCGCCGCGCGTGGGCGTGACCGTCGAGCACGTCCGGCGCGACGGTGACCGCTTCACCGTGCGAACGGACCGTGGCACCCTCACGCCGCGCGTGGTGGTGTTTGCCACCGGCACGAACGCTGTGCCGGTCAAGCCGGACTTCCCCGATCTGGAGAACTTCGCGGGCTCGGTCACGTACGCCGCCACCTACCGCAACCCCGCGCCGTACGGCGGGAAACGCACGCTGGTGGTCGGCAGCGGGAACTCCGGCGCGGAGATCGCTCTCGACCTCGCCGAGCACGGTGTGGAGGTGTCCATGGTCGTGCGCGGCCCCGTGCACGTGGTTCCCCGAGACGTGTTGGGGCGGCCCAGTCAGGCGACCAGCATCCTGCTGTCACGCCTGCCCATCGACGTGCGCGACCGCATCGTGGGCACCGTGATGCGCCTCGCCGTGGGCGATCTGAGCCGCTACGGCATCCGCCGCCCCACCCGGGGCCTGAACCGCACCATCGTGGAGGACGGCCGTATTCCGATGCTGGACATCGGTACGGTCCGCATGATCAGGGCCGGGCGCATCCGCGTGTTGCCCGCCGTGCAGCGTGTGCACGCCGCCGACGTGACCTTCGCGGACGGCCGGACGCTGCCCTTCGACGCTCTCATCCTCGCCACCGGCTACCGACCCGGCCTGGAGGGCGTCATTGACGGGTATGGTGCCCTCAGCGACGACAGGGGCCGGCCCCGCGTGAACGGCGGGCTGAGCGGCGCTGAGGGTCTGTACTTCGTGGGCTACGGCATCGCGCCCACCGGCGTGCTGCGCACCATCGCGCAGGAGGCGCCGAGGGTCGCGGCACTGGTCAAGCGCGACGTGTCGGCGTGA
- the guaD gene encoding guanine deaminase, with the protein MTSPTLYRATILHTPTNPFTDADALHAHDDGGLLVDGGVIRAAGPYADLRAAHPDVPVTDLRGGLLLPGFIDTHVHYPQVRVIGGLGLPLLDWLDQCALPEEARMADVAYARGVARDFVGGLLEAGTTTALVFGSHIAGAVDVFFEEATRRGLRAVSGLVVSDRLLRDELHTTPERAYAEGRALTLRWHGVGRNLYAVTPRFSLSASEGILEACAALMREFPDVRFTSHINENGREIEVVRDLFPGARDYLDTYEKAGLVGRRSVLAHNVWPSDRELGVMATHHCTAAHCPCSNSALGSGFFPLRRHLDAGVPVSLGSDVGGGTGFSLLKEGLQAHFMQNLMPDGVPLTPTHLLYLATLAGARALDLDGQTGSFEVGKAFDAVHLSPAPGTPLDAVFRHASSPERALAAAFATGTPADVAGVWIGGEHVHARSEVQAV; encoded by the coding sequence GTGACTTCCCCGACCCTCTACCGCGCCACCATCCTGCACACGCCCACCAACCCCTTCACGGACGCCGACGCCCTGCACGCACACGATGACGGCGGCCTGCTCGTGGACGGCGGCGTGATCCGCGCGGCCGGCCCGTACGCCGACCTGCGCGCCGCCCACCCGGACGTGCCCGTGACGGACCTGCGCGGCGGCCTGCTGCTGCCGGGCTTCATCGACACGCACGTGCACTACCCGCAGGTGCGCGTGATCGGCGGCCTGGGCCTGCCGCTGCTCGACTGGCTGGACCAGTGCGCGCTGCCCGAGGAGGCCCGCATGGCCGACGTGGCGTACGCGCGCGGCGTGGCGCGGGACTTTGTGGGCGGCCTGCTGGAAGCGGGCACCACGACCGCGCTGGTGTTCGGCTCGCACATCGCGGGCGCGGTGGACGTCTTCTTCGAGGAGGCCACCCGGCGCGGCCTGCGCGCCGTGAGCGGTCTGGTCGTCAGCGACCGCCTGCTGCGGGACGAACTGCACACCACGCCGGAACGCGCGTACGCCGAGGGCCGCGCCCTGACCCTGCGCTGGCACGGCGTGGGCCGGAATCTGTACGCGGTGACGCCGCGCTTCAGCCTCAGCGCGTCGGAGGGCATTCTGGAGGCCTGCGCCGCCCTGATGCGCGAGTTCCCGGACGTGCGCTTCACCTCCCACATCAACGAGAACGGCCGCGAGATCGAGGTGGTGCGGGACCTGTTCCCCGGCGCGCGCGACTACCTCGACACCTACGAGAAGGCCGGGCTGGTCGGCCGGCGCAGCGTGCTCGCGCACAACGTCTGGCCCAGCGACCGCGAGCTGGGCGTGATGGCCACCCACCACTGCACGGCCGCGCACTGCCCGTGCAGCAACTCGGCGCTGGGCAGCGGCTTCTTCCCGCTGCGCCGTCATCTGGACGCGGGCGTACCCGTATCGCTGGGCAGCGACGTGGGCGGCGGCACCGGCTTCTCGCTGCTCAAGGAGGGGCTGCAGGCGCACTTCATGCAGAACCTGATGCCGGACGGCGTGCCGCTGACGCCCACGCACCTGCTGTACCTCGCCACGCTCGCGGGCGCGCGGGCGCTCGATCTGGACGGCCAGACCGGATCGTTCGAGGTCGGCAAGGCCTTCGACGCGGTGCACCTGTCGCCCGCGCCCGGCACACCGCTGGACGCCGTATTCCGCCACGCCAGCAGCCCCGAACGCGCCCTGGCGGCGGCCTTCGCCACCGGCACACCGGCGGACGTGGCGGGCGTGTGGATCGGCGGCGAGCACGTACACGCGCGGTCGGAGGTTCAGGCGGTCTGA
- the xdhC gene encoding xanthine dehydrogenase accessory protein XdhC produces MTWRAAMNALYERGEPGVLVTVAAARGHTPREAGAKMLVTATETWDSVGGGNLEATAVERARVLLSCGATTPDLLTLRLTDHAVNEHGRQCCGGEVTLLLEPLVPARAHVAVFGVGHVGLELARVLARLPLHLHLVDSREAQLSPERLAPLADAVATVHIHHAPIPELVLHDLPAGAHVIVMTHDHAEDAAVIDAALRRPELGHTDLGFLGLIGSRAKWTRFQSQLRSLGHPPDALARVTTPVGLPDLMTGPQRKHPAVIALAVAAQLLPHLQSAPSAAPQRTP; encoded by the coding sequence ATGACATGGCGCGCAGCGATGAACGCCCTGTACGAGCGGGGCGAGCCGGGCGTGCTGGTCACGGTGGCGGCTGCGCGGGGCCACACCCCACGCGAGGCCGGCGCGAAGATGCTGGTGACGGCCACGGAGACCTGGGACAGCGTGGGCGGCGGCAACCTGGAGGCGACGGCCGTGGAGCGCGCCCGCGTCCTGCTGAGCTGCGGCGCCACCACGCCGGACCTCCTGACGCTGCGCCTGACGGATCACGCCGTGAACGAGCACGGCCGGCAGTGCTGCGGCGGCGAGGTCACGCTGCTGCTCGAGCCGCTGGTGCCCGCGCGGGCGCACGTGGCGGTCTTCGGGGTGGGGCACGTGGGCCTGGAACTCGCCCGGGTGCTCGCGCGGCTGCCGCTGCACCTGCACCTCGTGGACTCGCGCGAAGCCCAGCTCTCGCCGGAGCGCCTGGCTCCGCTGGCAGACGCCGTCGCCACAGTTCATATTCACCACGCGCCCATCCCGGAACTGGTCCTGCACGACCTGCCCGCCGGGGCGCACGTGATCGTGATGACGCACGACCACGCCGAGGACGCCGCCGTGATCGACGCGGCGCTGCGCCGCCCGGAGCTGGGCCATACCGACCTGGGCTTCCTCGGCCTGATCGGCTCTCGGGCCAAGTGGACGCGCTTCCAGAGCCAGCTCCGGTCCCTGGGCCACCCGCCGGACGCCCTGGCGCGCGTGACCACGCCCGTGGGGCTGCCAGACCTCATGACCGGCCCCCAGCGCAAGCACCCGGCCGTGATCGCGCTGGCGGTCGCCGCGCAACTCCTTCCCCACCTCCAGTCCGCGCCCAGCGCGGCCCCACAAAGGACACCGTGA
- the xdhB gene encoding xanthine dehydrogenase molybdopterin binding subunit, producing the protein MSLHERPAHAPVGEAIPHESAALHVTGHALYTDDLGVRLAGLLHAWPVQSPHAHARVTGLDTMPALDVQGVVRVLSAADVPGVNDAGVKGDEPLFPSEVMYHGHPVCWVLGDSEDAARLGAAAVKVTFEPLQSLITVREAIDARAFQGAQSTLRRGDVAVGFAQAAHTFEGEFDIGGQEHFYLETHAALAHVDEAGQVFIHSSTQHPSETQEITAHVLGLPSSAVTVQCLRMGGGFGGKEMQPHGYAAIAALGATLTGRPVRLRLNRTLDLTLTGKRHPFHAVWKAGFDAEGRFTALQVTLTSDGGWSLDLSEPVMARALCHLDNAYFIPHVEAHGRIAHTNKTSQTAFRGFGGPQGMLVVEDILGRVAPLLGLDAHELRARNFYRPGEATPYGQSVRHAERLHDLWAQLLERSDFHTRRAEVAAFNAAHPHRKRGLSVTPVKFGIAFNFTAYNQAGALVHVYKDGSVLINHGGTEMGQGLHTKMIQVAATALGVPLSSVRLAPTRTDKVPNTSATAASSGADLNGGAVKDACDQIRARLSEVAAGTLGVHPDDVRFEAGHVFPIGHPERGMDFAALVHDAYHRRTPLWAAGFYRTPGLHWDRVAMQGEPFKYFSYGASVSEVEVDGFTGAYRVRRADLLHDVGDSLSPLIDLGQVEGGFLQGAGWLTLEELRWDESSGEGRGRLQTRSASTYKLPSFSELPDVFNVALLERATETGVVYGSKAVGEPPLMLAISVREALREACAAFGPGGRSTLLGSPATPEAVYWALDLARTGAEVAADD; encoded by the coding sequence ATGAGCCTGCACGAACGTCCGGCCCACGCGCCCGTGGGCGAGGCCATCCCGCACGAGAGCGCCGCCCTGCACGTGACGGGGCACGCGCTGTACACCGACGACCTGGGCGTGCGGCTCGCGGGGCTGCTGCACGCATGGCCGGTGCAGTCGCCCCACGCGCACGCCCGCGTAACGGGCCTGGACACCATGCCCGCGCTGGACGTGCAGGGCGTGGTACGGGTGCTGAGCGCCGCCGACGTGCCGGGCGTGAACGACGCCGGCGTGAAGGGCGACGAGCCGCTGTTTCCGTCCGAGGTGATGTACCACGGGCACCCGGTGTGCTGGGTCCTGGGCGACAGCGAGGATGCGGCCCGGCTCGGCGCGGCCGCGGTGAAGGTCACGTTCGAGCCGCTGCAGTCGCTCATCACCGTGCGCGAGGCCATTGACGCCAGGGCCTTCCAGGGCGCGCAGTCCACGTTGCGGCGTGGGGACGTGGCGGTCGGCTTCGCGCAGGCCGCGCACACCTTCGAGGGCGAGTTCGACATCGGCGGGCAGGAGCATTTCTACCTGGAGACGCACGCTGCGCTGGCGCATGTGGACGAGGCCGGGCAGGTCTTCATCCACTCGAGCACGCAGCACCCCAGCGAGACGCAGGAGATCACCGCGCACGTGCTGGGTCTGCCCTCCAGCGCCGTGACAGTGCAGTGTCTGCGCATGGGCGGCGGCTTCGGCGGCAAGGAGATGCAGCCGCACGGCTATGCCGCGATCGCCGCGCTGGGCGCCACCCTGACCGGCCGGCCGGTGCGGCTGCGGCTGAACCGCACGCTCGACCTCACCCTGACTGGCAAGCGCCACCCCTTCCACGCCGTGTGGAAGGCCGGCTTCGACGCCGAGGGACGGTTCACGGCCCTTCAGGTGACCTTGACCAGCGACGGCGGCTGGAGCCTCGACCTGTCCGAGCCGGTGATGGCGCGGGCGCTGTGCCACCTCGACAACGCGTACTTCATTCCGCACGTCGAGGCGCACGGCCGGATCGCCCACACGAACAAGACGTCCCAGACGGCGTTCCGCGGCTTCGGCGGACCGCAGGGCATGCTGGTCGTCGAGGACATTCTGGGCCGGGTCGCGCCGCTGCTGGGGCTGGACGCGCACGAGCTGCGCGCCCGGAACTTCTACCGGCCAGGCGAGGCGACGCCCTACGGCCAGAGTGTGCGCCACGCTGAGCGGCTGCATGACCTGTGGGCACAGCTGCTGGAGCGCAGCGACTTCCACACGCGCCGGGCCGAGGTCGCCGCCTTCAACGCCGCGCACCCGCACCGCAAGCGGGGCCTGAGTGTCACGCCGGTGAAGTTCGGCATCGCCTTCAACTTCACCGCGTACAACCAGGCGGGCGCGCTGGTGCACGTCTACAAGGACGGCTCGGTGCTGATCAACCACGGCGGCACCGAGATGGGCCAGGGCCTGCACACCAAGATGATCCAGGTGGCCGCGACCGCGCTGGGCGTGCCGCTCTCCAGCGTGCGGCTGGCCCCGACGCGCACGGACAAGGTGCCGAACACCAGCGCCACGGCCGCGAGCAGCGGCGCCGACCTGAACGGCGGGGCGGTCAAGGACGCCTGCGACCAGATCCGGGCTCGGCTCTCGGAGGTGGCGGCCGGCACGCTGGGCGTCCACCCCGACGACGTGCGCTTCGAGGCGGGCCACGTCTTCCCCATCGGGCACCCGGAACGGGGCATGGACTTTGCCGCGCTGGTGCACGACGCGTACCACCGCCGCACGCCGCTGTGGGCGGCCGGCTTCTACCGCACGCCGGGCCTGCACTGGGACCGCGTGGCGATGCAGGGCGAGCCCTTCAAATACTTCAGCTACGGCGCGTCGGTGTCGGAGGTCGAGGTGGACGGCTTCACCGGCGCGTACCGCGTGCGCCGCGCCGACCTGCTGCACGACGTGGGCGACAGTTTGTCGCCGCTGATCGACCTGGGACAGGTGGAGGGCGGCTTTCTCCAGGGCGCGGGCTGGCTGACCCTGGAGGAACTGCGCTGGGACGAGTCCAGCGGCGAGGGCCGGGGCCGGCTCCAGACGCGGTCCGCGAGCACCTACAAGCTCCCGAGCTTCAGCGAACTGCCCGACGTCTTCAACGTGGCCCTGCTGGAGCGCGCCACCGAGACCGGTGTGGTGTACGGCAGCAAGGCGGTGGGCGAGCCGCCCCTGATGCTGGCGATCTCGGTGCGCGAGGCGCTGCGCGAGGCCTGCGCCGCCTTCGGGCCGGGTGGCCGCTCCACCCTGCTGGGCAGCCCAGCCACGCCGGAAGCCGTGTACTGGGCGCTGGACCTCGCCCGCACGGGCGCGGAGGTGGCGGCCGATGACTGA
- a CDS encoding xanthine dehydrogenase small subunit, translating to MTITVNGAPRRAGAAVNTTVLEWLRAEGLTGCKEGCAEGECGACAVLVARDDGRGNTRLDSVNACLLTLAALDGGEIVTSEGLGSPQHLHPAQREMAVRGGSQCGYCTPGFVVSMAAEYYRADREAGQHGAPNGFDIHALSGNLCRCTGYRPIQDAAHALGTPEDGDPLASRRSQPAPAVATTHVKAADGEFHRPATLRETLDLLAAHPHAKVLAGGTDWNVDVNLRHARADVVVAVDHLPELRRFEVTDDAVLLGAGLSLSELERRLGGRVPLLAAWFPQFASRLIRNSATLGGNLGTASPIGDSPPVLLALDASVLLVGPDGGREVALSEYFTGYRQTVRQAGELIAAVRVSRPLAPLTAFHKIAKRRFDDISSVAVGYALDVQGGVVTHARIGLGGVAATPLRAHEAEAALEGQPWTEATVRRAARILGRTGTPLSDHRASAAYRAAMLEQSLLKFWFDSSEVTA from the coding sequence GTGACGATCACCGTCAACGGCGCGCCCAGGCGGGCGGGCGCGGCCGTGAACACGACCGTGCTGGAGTGGCTGCGCGCCGAGGGCCTGACCGGCTGCAAGGAAGGATGCGCCGAGGGCGAGTGCGGCGCGTGCGCGGTGCTGGTGGCCCGGGACGACGGCCGGGGGAACACGCGGCTCGACAGCGTGAACGCCTGCCTGCTCACGCTGGCCGCGCTGGACGGCGGCGAGATCGTGACCAGCGAGGGCCTGGGCAGCCCGCAGCACCTGCACCCGGCCCAGCGCGAGATGGCGGTGCGCGGCGGTTCCCAGTGCGGGTACTGCACGCCGGGCTTCGTGGTCAGCATGGCCGCCGAGTACTACCGCGCGGACCGCGAGGCCGGGCAGCACGGCGCGCCGAACGGCTTTGACATCCACGCCCTGAGCGGCAACCTGTGCCGCTGCACCGGCTACCGCCCCATTCAGGACGCCGCGCACGCCCTGGGCACGCCAGAGGACGGTGATCCGCTGGCCTCCCGGCGGTCGCAGCCGGCACCCGCCGTGGCGACCACACACGTCAAAGCCGCCGACGGCGAATTTCACCGCCCCGCAACCCTGCGAGAAACGCTGGACCTGCTGGCCGCGCATCCCCACGCGAAGGTGCTGGCGGGCGGCACGGACTGGAACGTGGACGTCAACCTGCGCCACGCGCGGGCGGACGTGGTGGTCGCGGTGGATCACCTGCCGGAACTGCGGCGGTTCGAGGTGACGGACGACGCCGTGCTGCTGGGCGCGGGCCTGAGCCTGAGCGAGCTGGAACGCCGGCTGGGCGGCCGCGTGCCGCTGCTCGCGGCGTGGTTCCCGCAGTTCGCGTCGCGCCTGATCCGCAATTCCGCGACGCTGGGCGGAAACCTGGGCACCGCGTCGCCTATCGGAGACAGTCCGCCCGTGCTGCTCGCGCTGGACGCGTCGGTGCTCCTAGTCGGCCCGGACGGCGGGCGCGAGGTGGCCCTGAGCGAGTACTTCACCGGCTACCGGCAGACCGTGCGGCAGGCAGGCGAACTCATCGCGGCGGTGCGCGTTTCCCGGCCGCTGGCACCGCTGACCGCGTTCCACAAGATCGCCAAGCGCCGCTTCGACGACATCTCCAGCGTGGCGGTCGGCTACGCGCTGGACGTGCAGGGCGGCGTGGTCACGCACGCCCGCATCGGCCTGGGCGGCGTGGCGGCCACGCCCCTGCGCGCCCACGAGGCCGAGGCCGCGCTGGAGGGGCAGCCGTGGACGGAAGCGACGGTGCGCCGGGCGGCCCGTATTCTGGGTCGGACGGGCACGCCGCTGTCGGATCACCGCGCGAGCGCTGCCTACCGGGCGGCCATGCTGGAGCAGAGCCTGCTAAAGTTCTGGTTCGACTCGAGCGAGGTGACGGCATGA
- a CDS encoding MBOAT family O-acyltransferase: MVFSSYIFLFAFLPAFLLAYGLTPARWRSWTILAGSLLFYGWTQPAFLLLLVTVIVVTYVLGGRVLATQGRARWAWLTAGVVVNLGLLGYFKYANMTVSSMNGVRDLFGLDPLTWTHVVLPMGLSFYIFHAISYLVDLHRGTARAPKNIVDFGAFVSLFPHLVAGPILKFHLLADQFRERTHTPEQFALGAQRFMMGLSKKVLLADPLAPLVNAAYSAPHPGAADAWLGSVAYTVQLFFDFSGYSDMAIGLALMLGFKFPENFLDPYTATSITAFWQRWHVSLGTFLREYVYIPLGGNRHGLTRTNLNLFLTMAVGGLWHGANWTFVLWGMWNGGFLVLERVLKKKFGRPPPPVWYAVPKVMLIIILGRVLFRSDSVAHAGEVYRALAGFNGLNFTPDVAFTVTPERLAVLAAGIAVVYVSPLWRSRSAQLRPALVRTAQYALTPVFLLAVATLAAQHYAPFLYFQF, encoded by the coding sequence ATGGTCTTCAGCTCCTACATCTTCCTATTCGCATTCCTGCCCGCCTTCCTGCTGGCCTACGGCCTGACACCCGCCCGCTGGCGGTCGTGGACAATCCTGGCCGGCAGCCTGCTGTTCTATGGCTGGACCCAGCCGGCGTTCCTACTGCTGCTCGTAACCGTCATCGTGGTCACGTACGTCCTCGGCGGCCGGGTGCTCGCCACGCAGGGCCGGGCGCGCTGGGCGTGGCTGACTGCCGGCGTGGTCGTCAACCTCGGCCTGCTCGGGTACTTCAAGTACGCGAACATGACCGTCTCCAGCATGAACGGCGTGCGCGACCTGTTCGGCCTCGACCCCCTGACGTGGACGCACGTGGTTCTGCCGATGGGCCTGTCGTTCTACATCTTCCACGCCATCAGCTACCTCGTGGACCTGCACCGCGGGACGGCCAGGGCGCCGAAGAACATCGTGGATTTCGGGGCCTTCGTGAGCCTGTTTCCGCACCTCGTGGCCGGCCCGATCCTGAAGTTCCACCTGCTGGCGGACCAGTTCCGGGAACGCACCCATACCCCGGAGCAGTTCGCGCTGGGCGCGCAGCGTTTCATGATGGGCCTGAGCAAGAAGGTGCTGCTCGCCGACCCGCTCGCGCCGCTGGTCAACGCCGCGTACTCCGCTCCCCACCCCGGCGCGGCGGACGCGTGGCTGGGCAGCGTCGCGTACACCGTGCAGCTGTTTTTCGACTTCAGCGGCTACAGCGACATGGCCATCGGCCTGGCCCTGATGCTCGGCTTCAAGTTCCCCGAGAACTTCCTCGATCCGTACACGGCCACGTCCATCACGGCGTTCTGGCAACGCTGGCACGTCAGCCTGGGCACCTTCCTGCGCGAGTACGTGTACATCCCGCTGGGCGGCAACCGCCACGGCCTGACCCGCACGAACCTGAACCTGTTCCTGACCATGGCGGTCGGCGGGCTGTGGCACGGCGCGAACTGGACGTTTGTGCTGTGGGGCATGTGGAACGGCGGCTTCCTGGTGCTGGAGCGCGTGCTCAAGAAGAAATTTGGCCGGCCCCCGCCGCCCGTGTGGTACGCGGTGCCCAAGGTCATGCTGATCATCATCCTGGGCCGCGTGCTGTTCCGCAGCGACAGCGTCGCGCACGCCGGCGAGGTCTACCGCGCCCTGGCAGGCTTCAACGGCCTGAACTTCACGCCGGACGTCGCGTTCACCGTCACGCCGGAGCGGCTGGCCGTACTGGCGGCCGGGATCGCCGTCGTGTACGTCTCGCCGCTGTGGCGGTCGCGCAGCGCGCAGCTGCGGCCTGCCCTGGTCCGTACGGCGCAGTACGCGCTGACGCCGGTGTTCCTGCTGGCCGTCGCCACGCTGGCCGCGCAGCACTACGCGCCGTTCCTGTACTTCCAGTTCTGA
- a CDS encoding alginate O-acetyltransferase AlgX-related protein has product MTTNPTTLTRPPTRSAPRRVLDAALALPRPLLVTGVAFAATVVGGTLGALRGALVTDVQHPVTVTASALLSGRTFHAAEARLDATLPGRSALVATANTARYLTTRGASDEVRLGQGGWIFLASELAPHPDAARHMQQRADLTAQLARVLAARGVTLLVAVSPNKSRVEAAHLSGGALPAWLRAEPGYREYQALLRARGVLTADLLTPMQAAVAGADQYYRTDTHWNQAGARTAARAVAARVRALAGDLPPATFRTTAAPATPRTGDLLRLMGLHVVPDALRPPTDTEATETTVSDGGGGGLLGDAPQVVLAGSSYGLRGNFEGAVQTALGSAITNVSREGADFSGSLRSYLRDPAFTDTPPRVLVWEIPERFLPLPVAAEDHAPLAPF; this is encoded by the coding sequence ATGACGACGAACCCCACCACCCTCACCCGCCCCCCGACCCGCAGCGCGCCCCGCCGGGTGCTAGACGCCGCCCTCGCGCTGCCCCGGCCCCTGCTGGTCACCGGCGTGGCCTTCGCCGCCACGGTGGTTGGTGGGACCCTCGGCGCCCTCAGGGGCGCCCTGGTCACCGATGTCCAGCACCCGGTGACCGTGACGGCGTCGGCCCTGCTGTCCGGCCGGACGTTCCATGCCGCCGAAGCGCGCCTGGACGCCACCCTGCCGGGCCGCTCGGCGCTGGTCGCCACCGCGAACACCGCGCGCTACCTCACCACGCGCGGCGCGAGCGACGAGGTGCGGCTGGGCCAGGGCGGCTGGATCTTCCTGGCGTCCGAACTCGCCCCGCACCCGGACGCCGCGCGGCATATGCAGCAGCGCGCCGACCTGACCGCGCAGCTTGCCCGTGTCCTCGCCGCGCGTGGCGTGACCCTGCTGGTGGCCGTCAGTCCCAACAAGAGCCGGGTCGAGGCCGCCCACCTGAGCGGCGGCGCGCTGCCCGCGTGGCTGCGGGCGGAACCGGGCTACCGCGAGTACCAGGCGCTGCTGCGCGCCCGGGGCGTGCTCACCGCCGACCTGCTCACGCCCATGCAGGCCGCCGTGGCCGGCGCTGACCAGTACTACCGCACCGACACCCACTGGAACCAGGCGGGCGCGCGGACGGCCGCGCGGGCGGTGGCGGCCCGGGTGCGCGCGCTGGCCGGCGACCTGCCGCCGGCGACCTTCCGCACCACCGCGGCTCCGGCCACGCCCCGCACCGGCGACCTGCTGCGCCTGATGGGCCTGCACGTCGTTCCGGACGCGTTGCGTCCCCCCACCGACACCGAGGCGACCGAGACGACGGTCAGTGACGGGGGTGGCGGCGGCCTGCTGGGCGACGCACCCCAGGTGGTGCTCGCCGGCAGTTCCTACGGCCTGCGCGGCAATTTCGAGGGCGCCGTGCAGACCGCGCTGGGCAGCGCCATCACGAACGTGAGCCGCGAGGGGGCCGACTTCAGCGGCAGCCTCCGCTCGTACCTGCGCGACCCCGCCTTCACCGACACTCCACCGCGCGTGCTCGTGTGGGAGATCCCCGAACGCTTCCTGCCGCTCCCCGTGGCCGCCGAGGACCATGCTCCTCTCGCTCCGTTCTGA
- a CDS encoding alginate O-acetyltransferase AlgF — translation MRHHSLILPALLLLGIAAAQETLYAPAPPAGSAFVRVANADAATAVTLDGKATFRPGAQAVSAYVVVPQGAHTFRAGSATLRVNVAGGQYQTLVLQGGKLRALDAELPGTVTRARLTLYNFSDAPASLMTADGRTRLLTDVPAGSVKSLSVNAVSAALGVFAADKPVQTFPTEALRAGASYSAFVFGAHADRTAVFVTPGK, via the coding sequence ATGCGCCACCATTCACTGATCCTGCCCGCCCTGCTCCTGCTGGGAATCGCCGCCGCTCAGGAGACCCTCTACGCCCCCGCTCCGCCCGCCGGGTCCGCGTTCGTGCGCGTGGCGAACGCCGACGCGGCCACCGCCGTGACCCTGGACGGCAAGGCCACCTTCCGGCCCGGCGCGCAGGCCGTAAGCGCCTATGTCGTCGTGCCGCAGGGCGCGCACACCTTCCGCGCCGGCAGCGCCACCCTGCGCGTGAACGTCGCGGGCGGCCAGTACCAGACACTGGTGCTCCAGGGTGGCAAGCTGCGCGCCCTGGACGCCGAACTGCCGGGCACCGTCACCCGTGCCCGCCTGACCCTCTACAACTTCAGCGACGCGCCCGCCTCGCTGATGACGGCCGACGGCCGGACCCGGCTGCTCACGGACGTGCCAGCCGGCAGCGTGAAATCCCTCAGCGTGAACGCCGTCAGCGCCGCGCTGGGCGTCTTTGCCGCCGACAAACCCGTCCAGACCTTCCCCACCGAGGCGCTGCGCGCCGGCGCGAGCTACAGCGCCTTCGTGTTCGGCGCCCACGCCGACCGCACCGCCGTGTTCGTCACGCCCGGCAAGTGA